The window GCCGAGGGGTGGTCGCTCAAGGGCGCTATTCCCGGCTTCAAGCCGATGAGCTGCTTCAAGCGGCCTACGGGCGCCGGCGCCCCGTCCGCGGACGCCGCTCCCGTGGCGGCCGGCAAGCCGGATGGCACGCTGCAATGGATTTTTTCCGACGGCCTGGCCTCGGTCTCGGTGTTCGTCGAGGATTTCGATCCGGCACGCCATGCGCACGAAGGTTTCATGGCCATGGGTGCCACGCAGTCGCTGTCGCAGCACGTCAACGACTGGTGGATCACCGTGGTCGGCGAAGTACCGCCGCAAACGCTGAAAGCTTTTGCGCAAGCCCTTGAGCGCAGCAAATAAACCACCATATCCTGCTGCAGCCGCAGCTGAAAAAATGCACCCGTGCGGCGCGCATGGAAGCCGGCCGCCCCGGCTGACCCACACCCGATTCCTGGAAAAAAAGGCCCGAAGATGTTGCAAGTCGATCTGAAGAAAATGCGTTCCTTCGCCCTGGCGGGGATGATGGCCGTGGCCGCCTCGGCGACGCTGCTGCCCGCGCAGCCGGTGTGGGCCCAGACCCGCACCTTGCCCGACTTCACCGACCTGGTGGAACAGGTGGGGCCCTCGGTGGTCAACATCCGCACGCTGGAGAAGGCCTCGGCCAAGGCCGATGGCGCCAACGGCATGGACGAGGAGATGCTCGAATTCTTCCGCCGCTTCGGCGTGCCGATTCCGGGCCAGCCGAACCAGCCGCGCCAGGCGCCGCGGCCTCCGCGTGCCGACCCGGACGAGGAGACACCGCGCGGCGTCGGCTCGGGCTTCATCCTGAGCACCGACGGCCTGATCATGACCAACGCCCATGTGGTCGAAGGCGCGGACGAGGTCATCGTCACGCTGACCGACAAGCGCGAGTTCAAGGCCAAGATCATCGGCTCCGACAAGCGCACCGACGTGGCCGTGGTCCGCATCGAGGCCACCGGCCTGCCCGCGGTCAAGCTCGGCGACGTGGGCCGGCTCAAGGTGGGTGAGTGGGTGATGGCCATCGGCTCGCCCTTCGGCCTGGAAAACACCGTGACGGCCGGCATCGTCAGCGCCAAGCAGCGCGATACCGGCGACTACCTGCCTTTCATCCAGACCGACGTGGCGATCAATCCCGGCAACTCCGGCGGCCCGCTGATCAACATGCGCGGCGAAGTGGTCGGCATCAACAGCCAGATCTATTCGCGCTCGGGTGGTTTCATGGGCATCTCGTTCGCGATTCCCATCGACGAAGCCACGCGTGTCAGCGAGCAATTGCGCACCACGGGCCGCGTCTCGCGTGGCCGCATCGGCGTGCAGATCGACCAGGTCACCAAGGACGTGGCCGAGTCGATCGGTCTGGGCAAGCCGCAAGGCGCGCTGGTGCGCGGCGTCGAAGCCGGATCGCCGGCCGAGAAGGCTGGCGTGGAAGCGGGGGACATCGTGGTCAAGTTCGACGGCAAGGAGATCGCCAAGTTCTCTGACCTGCCGCGCATGGTGGGCAACACCAAACCCGGCACCCGGAGCGTGCTGACGGTGTTCCGCCGTGGCAGTACCAAGGACCTGACGGTGGTGATCGCCGAGATCGAGGCCGACAAGCCCGTGAAGAAGGCCGTCGACAAGGAAGACAAGCCCAAGGCATCGCCCGGCGGCCAGTTGCTCGGCCTGGCCATCAGCGACCTCACCGACGCGCAGAAGAAGGAGCTCAAGCTCAAGGGCGGCGTGCGGGTCGATGCGGCCACCGATGGTGCCGCACGCGCCGGCGTGCGCGAGGGAGACGTGATCGTGGCCATTGCCAACACCGAGATCGCCAGCGTGCGCGACTTCGAGGCGGCGGTCGCCAAGACCGACAAGACCAAGCCGGTCAACATCCTGTTCCGCCGGGGCGAATGGGCCAGTTATGCGCTGATCCGGCCGAGTCGCTGAGCGGCAGGCGCTGGGCCAAAGCCCCCAAACCAGGCTGGGGTTTGGGGCTTTTCCGGGCGTTCGAAGGCTCCAGCAACGGCTGTAACAAAAATTTCTCAGGGCG of the Rhodoferax koreense genome contains:
- a CDS encoding DegQ family serine endoprotease; protein product: MLQVDLKKMRSFALAGMMAVAASATLLPAQPVWAQTRTLPDFTDLVEQVGPSVVNIRTLEKASAKADGANGMDEEMLEFFRRFGVPIPGQPNQPRQAPRPPRADPDEETPRGVGSGFILSTDGLIMTNAHVVEGADEVIVTLTDKREFKAKIIGSDKRTDVAVVRIEATGLPAVKLGDVGRLKVGEWVMAIGSPFGLENTVTAGIVSAKQRDTGDYLPFIQTDVAINPGNSGGPLINMRGEVVGINSQIYSRSGGFMGISFAIPIDEATRVSEQLRTTGRVSRGRIGVQIDQVTKDVAESIGLGKPQGALVRGVEAGSPAEKAGVEAGDIVVKFDGKEIAKFSDLPRMVGNTKPGTRSVLTVFRRGSTKDLTVVIAEIEADKPVKKAVDKEDKPKASPGGQLLGLAISDLTDAQKKELKLKGGVRVDAATDGAARAGVREGDVIVAIANTEIASVRDFEAAVAKTDKTKPVNILFRRGEWASYALIRPSR